One stretch of Plasmodium vivax chromosome 8, whole genome shotgun sequence DNA includes these proteins:
- a CDS encoding N-ethylmaleimide sensitive fusion protein, putative (encoded by transcript PVX_119275A), translating to MTTANLHCCKLQSQELALTNYGFINSSLYSSLKRSSKSSELYAEVANTVLILKGDGNIGKDEIALNTCQREFSRIQLKEAVQLNILDKESKRDLIHFIPIDSIDVELTLFVKPDRLIEMEDDILEGVFKKQFINHVLTKGQILALKCGDILIKCVIKDLKAAQFDEMKRLNKGNVSGLGSMGIQSSASSFFKLGNNSPVSSTPMGRQMGAHERGILFENTECIFTSISDGKLFIESRKVLKKNIIKSNFNFEELGIGALDEEFKTIFRRTFASRIYPNYIIKQLGIKHVKGLILYGPPGTGKTLIARQIGKTLNAREPKIINGPEILNKYVGQSEENIRNLFKDAEQEYKQSGENSQLHIIILDEIDAICRQRGSAASSGTGVNDSIVNQLLSKIDGVNSLNNILLIGMTNRIDLIDDALLRPGRFELHIEISLPNKEGRIQILNIHTKSMRKSNKLSADVNIVELAEKTPNFSGAEIEGLVRNTVSYAFERHINFNDLTKPINADDIMITQKDFDKALKETKPAFGAEEDVIDGLLSNGIINYGEQYQNIENTCKLLIKQIVENSNTNLLSVLLYGENGTGKTTIAAYLAKSASFHFTKFITPENLIGYSEISRINYINKIFEDAYKTPLSLVILDNIERLIDYTRIGPRFSNPVLQAIMVLIKKKPKRENQKILIICTTSEYQFMKDVGLIKNFFVNIEVPLLHCSSSIRNVLQNRNESCRDFPEREIEQVLAANVIKSIAIKNLLMVIDMASEASVDGSITSEVFLKTFNDCGIGFDEEAFY from the coding sequence ATGACGACTGCGAACCTGCACTGCTGCAAACTGCAGTCGCAGGAGCTGGCGCTGACCAACTACGGCTTCATCAACTCGAGCTTGTACAGCAGCCTGAAGAGGAGCTCCAAGAGCAGCGAGCTATACGCAGAAGTAGCGAACACAGTTTTGATCCTAAAGGGGGATGGAAATATTGGGAAGGACGAAATAGCGTTGAATACGTGTCAGAGGGAGTTCTCAAGGATCCAGCTGAAGGAAGCTGTGCAGTTGAATATCCTCGATaaggaaagcaaaagagaCCTCATCCATTTCATCCCAATTGATAGCATCGATGTGGAGCTTACCCTTTTTGTGAAACCCGATCGGTTGATCGAAATGGAGGACGATATTTTGGAGGGGGTTTTCAAAAAGCAGTTCATCAACCATGTACTGACGAAGGGGCAGATACTAGCCCTAAAATGTGGTGACATTTTGATAAAGTGCGTTATAAAAGATTTGAAGGCGGCCCAGTTTGACGAAATGAAGAGGCTAAACAAGGGAAATGTTAGCGGGCTTGGCAGTATGGGCATCCAGAGCAGCGCGAGTTCgttcttcaaattggggAATAACTCCCCGGTGAGTAGTACCCCTATGGGTAGACAAATGGGGGCACACGAGAGGGGCATTCTGTTCGAAAACACCGAGTGTATATTCACCAGCATTAGTGATGGGAAGCTATTTATTGAATCTAGGAAGGTGCTAAAAAAGAACATCATCAAGAGTAATTTCAATTTTGAGGAACTAGGGATAGGAGCACTTGACGAAGAATTTAAGACCATTTTTAGACGCACCTTTGCCAGCAGAATTTACCCCAACTATATAATTAAGCAGCTGGGGATTAAGCATGTGAAGGGACTCATTTTGTATGGGCCCCCGGGTACAGGAAAAACATTAATAGCTAGACAGATAGGAAAAACGTTGAATGCAAGAGAACCCAAAATTATTAATGGCCcagaaatattaaataaatatgtaggGCAGTCCGAGGAAAACATTAGGAATTTATTTAAAGATGCAGAGCAGGAGTACAAGCAGAGTGGAGAGAACTCACAACTACACATCATCATTTTAGACGAAATCGATGCTATATGTCGACAGAGAGGTAGTGCTGCTTCAAGTGGGACGGGTGTAAATGACAGCATTGTGAATCAGCTGCTGTCCAAAATTGACGGTGTTAACAGCTTGAATAATATACTACTGATCGGGATGACCAACCGAATTGACCTAATCGATGACGCTCTGTTGAGACCCGGGAGATTCGAACTGCACATCGAGATTTCTCTCCCCAATAAGGAGGGGAGGATCCAAATTCTGAACATTCACACGAAGAGCATGCGAAAGAGTAATAAGCTAAGTGCAGATGTAAACATCGTAGAGTTGGCCGAAAAAACCCCAAACTTTTCTGGGGCTGAAATTGAAGGGCTAGTGAGAAACACCGTGTCGTACGCTTTCGAGAGGCACATCAATTTTAACGATTTAACCAAACCGATCAACGCGGATGATATTATGATAACGCAGAAAGATTTTGATAAGGCCCTGAAGGAGACCAAGCCAGCGTTTGGAGCGGAAGAAGACGTCATCGACGGGTTGCTCTCCAATGGGATCATCAATTATGGGGAGCAATACCAAAATATTGAAAACACATGCAAATTGCtaattaaacaaattgtAGAAAATTCAAACACAAATTTGTTGAGTGTTCTTCTCTATGGAGAAAACGGCACAGGGAAAACCACCATTGCCGCTTACCTTGCCAAGAGCGCTAGTTTtcatttcacaaaatttatcACCCCGGAAAATCTAATTGGGTACTCTGAAATTAGTAGgataaattacataaataagaTTTTCGAAGACGCGTATAAAACTCCCCTTTCGCTAGTCATTTTGGATAACATAGAGAGGCTCATCGATTACACACGCATTGGGCCTCGATTTAGCAACCCAGTCCTGCAAGCAATCATggttttaataaaaaagaaacccaaaagggagaatcagaaaattttaatcataTGCACCACGTCGGAGTATCAATTTATGAAGGATGTCGGGTTgattaaaaacttttttgtgaatataGAAGTGCCCTTGTTACATTGTTCCTCCTCAATTAGGAACGTTTTGCAGAACCGGAATGAAAGTTGTCGCGACTTCCCCGAACGAGAGATAGAGCAAGTGCTCGCGGCAAACGTGATCAAAAGTATCGCCATTAAGAACTTGCTCATGGTCATCGATATGGCGTCGGAGGCGTCCGTCGACGGCAGCATCACGAGCGAGGTCTTCCTGAAGACGTTTAACGACTGCGGGATTGGTTTCGACGAGGAGGCGTTCTATTGA
- a CDS encoding hypothetical protein, conserved (encoded by transcript PVX_119265A): MNNHQAVKQQMNPKGSKEQNRMVAPNSNMPGGMRDLAYHRNNGNNEMGKMNMNANGQQHNAGSSNTYNSNSINNNNYSLGLYIDNPQNAFVFDENDLKTLFSHYKGAKNIRILNDKAAAQITFNDKNMIQQVRKDINGLTITDIGTIRCIILNEGKIVEQFLPFSANDPASAQQKGGSNQSGDSTVDMLKKLANLLQPERAMDSSMAPKMGDNGGLSATGSVNMGASIATNVGMGGNMPTNANMGGVITTNANVSANVSANVSANPMPGKNQVKNKMGNHAIYNNGGSHFNQAHMNKGEPGENNPYATKRLSRIELIDIFGFPVEFDVMKKILGKNNSNISYIKEQTNNSVSIEIKGKPFNEAPIVERMHVSVSSDDLIGYKKATELIVKLLNSIFEEFYDFCYEKNYPVPENLSFKRHEYMYNPDGSTKYVGFKDKWHVMKDSYRTDYSFRKNKGLQKNDKDKRMHGGAFGGHPNLSIGYANQNAPQGDFKEM, encoded by the coding sequence ATGAACAACCACCAAGCTGTGAAGCAACAAATGAACCCTAAGGGCTCGAAAGAACAAAACAGAATGGTGGCTCCAAACAGCAACATGCCGGGGGGGATGCGCGATTTAGCTTATCACAGGAACAATGGAAACaacgaaatggggaaaatgaaCATGAACGCAAATGGGCAGCAACATAACGCAGGAAGTAGCAATACGTACAACTCGAACagtataaataataacaactATTCTTTAGGCCTATACATTGACAACCCACAAAATGCATTCGTATTTGACGAAAACGATTTGAAAACATTATTTTCTCATTACAAGGGGGCGAAGAATATAAGAATTCTAAATGATAAGGCAGCTGCGCAAATTACCTTTAACGACAAGAATATGATTCAGCAGGTGAGGAAAGACATAAACGGGCTGACCATTACAGACATTGGCACGATTAGGTGTATTATACTGAATGAGGGTAAAATTGTGGAACagtttctccccttttcggCCAACGACCCCGCGTCGGCACAGCAGAAGGGGGGTTCTAATCAGAGTGGCGACAGCACAGTCGATATGCTGAAGAAGCTGGCGAACTTGCTGCAGCCGGAGCGTGCCATGGATAGTAGCATGGCCCCGAAGATGGGCGACAACGGGGGATTAAGCGCGACGGGGAGTGTGAACATGGGTGCAAGTATCGCTACAAATGTGGGCATGGGTGGAAATATGCCCACAAATGCGAACATGGGTGGAGTTATCACTACAAATGCGAATGTAAGTGCGAATGTGAGTGCGAATGTGAGTGCGAACCCCATGCCGGGGAAGAACCAAGTGAAGAATAAAATGGGTAATCACGCCATTTACAACAACGGAGGTAGCCACTTCAACCAAGCGCACATGAACAAAGGGGAGCCAGGCGAGAACAACCCCTACGCTACGAAGCGGTTAAGCCGAATTGAACTAATTGACATATTTGGCTTTCCCGTAGAATTTGatgtgatgaaaaaaattctaggaaaaaataactctAACATATCTTACATAAAGGAACAAACTAATAACTCTGTGTCCATTGAGATAAAGGGGAAGCCATTTAATGAAGCTCCGATTGTGGAGCGAATGCATGTGTCTGTTTCGTCGGACGATCTGATAGGCTATAAAAAAGCTACGGAGttaattgtaaaattattgaattctatttttgaagaattttACGATTTCTGTTATGAGAAGAATTATCCTGTTCCGGAAAATTTGTCTTTTAAGAGACACgaatatatgtataaccCCGATGGGAGTACCAAGTATGTGGGATTTAAGGACAAGTGGCATGTTATGAAGGACAGCTATAGGACCGATTACTCCTTTAGGAAAAACAAAGGCTTGCAAAAGAACGACAAGGATAAGAGGATGCACGGCGGCGCCTTTGGCGGGCACCCCAACTTGAGCATCGGCTACGCCAACCAGAATGCCCCCCAGGGGGACTTCAAGGAAATGTAA
- a CDS encoding exportin 1, putative (encoded by transcript PVX_119270A) yields MIKMENESFNPLSLLDKNQPFDAEKLKLLDNVVEALLDTKDKNRRDFAQNLLNQFKMLDNSWRSVSIILEHSENVNTKFYGLQILEECINNKWNILPGEEREGMKNFIACYTITLSTEGTTVGVDRHLLNKLDETLIQIVKKEWPDSWSSFIPDIVNSAKLNQNVCENNMKLLNMLSEEVFEFGNETLVKKKKEKLRNEYASQFQEVYNLCLYILEANVYNKRSTNTSLIKQTLNCMSNFFKWIPLTYIFDKYKFNDTNIQIIDLLFDHFWDDISYKIECVKCIQEIVMLKIDEKNIIYFDNVFINLWSKLVAKIKLLPNANEMKNIPPELKIFWEQYFLQLSICITSFLRNYREKIVEKNNNTNDVNIVFKFLNMLANSNMEEVFLIIIDYYNVFTEQLIRELITRLEQEHNLKGKGGANVPGVPSSSNDLKNSLGTSPIGMSLNLEVSSLGSRKTYSFATMNNESSLIGNSAITGGGSSIININEYSSILDKIDLTPGDIKKMCPRIKLYEFILNDIRKTVIEKMAKPQEIYISYDNETGEVVRDFEPDTTEISLYNTMKTTLVYLTYLGSEKTMELIVELLNKESEKSLKNTNKNEVWNSTKTNRISYAVGSISMCMTLKKEQDFLMYILRIYLHMIEVKNGEENRAILASCVMYIVSQYHRFLKLHWRFLKTVMKKLFEFAENEKVQDMAAETILKICKQCKNVIAKNNHTNDNNESFFNTFIKFHNNIMHKLPEKLNLLLYEAIAHVISCFPYEEKQESIKILMSKLMNLWNSLIYANNGIKAMNDPNLLNSNGANGDAINDMKNLEHLCTYENSKLIITFVRVNCRLAYALSYFYYEQLNLVFLDFLKIYQLYSKFINMEVETNGTKRIKHAQFRNLFLMKREFLHLIETTIERSCYNIQELEAELLKREQKKMKNEIDESMDVHLPTVEEAKQINFQMTSNILNVLLETILVDYRDSNPHIKDAEVFSLLSTVFKKIENVTCPILPTVLNYVLLPTIDMIKNDFSSYPEHREKFYNFLDACVRHCFDYLFTLDSEIFNTFIQSLLWAIKHEHPSVADHGLRITHQFLHNIIIKKKEYLEEFCKAFYYIILNEVFKTLTDSFHKSGFHYQTIILMNMLRLLEFEVVNLPDAEITKPHIVKHVQTFLTQSFENLNQKQIETFSVDLFNFCVESPSAFRSFVRDLLISLKEFSTNQDELYEADRQEALQRAKLAEDNKLIKLRGLMKEDVPSFSAIDVDDECINVE; encoded by the exons atgataaaaatggaaaatgagTCGTTCAACCCGCTGTCGCTGCTGGACAAAAACCAGCCGTTCGACGCGGAGAAATTGAAGCTGCTGGACAACGTAGTGGAGGCCCTGTTGGACACGAAGGACAAAAACAGAAGGGACTTTGCGCAGAATCTGTTGAACCAGTTTAAGATGCTGGACAATTCGTGGAGGTCCGTGTCTATCATTTTGGAGCACagcgaaaatgtgaataCGAAGTTTTATGGGCTGCAAATTTTGGAGGAGTGTATAAATAACAAGTGGAATATACTGCCGGGGGAGGAAAGAGAGGGCATGAAGAATTTCATCGCGTGTTACACGATAACGTTGTCTACGGAGGGGACGACGGTGGGGGTAGACCGACATTTGTTAAACAAATTGGATGAGACGCTAATACAGATAGTGAAGAAGGAGTGGCCCGATTCGTGGTCGAGCTTCATCCCAGATATTGTAAATTCGGCAAAGCTAAATCAAAATGTATgtgaaaataatatgaagTTATTGAACATGCTAAGTGAGGAGGTGTTCGAGTTTGGAAATGAAAcgttagtaaaaaaaaaaaaagaaaaattaagaaacGAATATGCTAGTCAGTTCCAAGAAGTGTATAACTTATGTTTGTACATTTTGGAGGCGAACGTGTATAACAAGAGAAGCACAAACACATCCCTAATTAAGCAGACGTTAAACTGTAtgtctaattttttcaaatggatCCCATTAACGTACATTTTTgataaatacaaatttaatGATACCAACATACAGATTATAGACCTCCTGTTTGACCACTTCTGGGATGATATTTCGTACAAAATTGAGTGTGTAAAATGTATACAAGAAATAGTGATGCTAAAAATTGACgagaaaaatatcatttattttgataatgTGTTTATCAATTTGTGGTCCAAGCTGGTCGCCAAAATTAAGTTGTTGCCCAATGCCAATGAAATGAAGAACATCCCCCCggagttaaaaatattctggGAGCAGTACTTCTTGCAGCTGAGCATATGCATTACAAGCTTTCTGCGTAATTACAGAGAGAAAATCGTCGAAAAGAACAACAATACAAATGATGTGAATATCGTTTTTAAGTTTCTAAACATGCTAGCGAATAGCAACATGGAGGAGGTTttcctcatcatcatcgATTATTATAACGTTTTTACGGAGCAGCTTATCAGAGAATTAATCACGAGGTTGGAGCAGGAGCATAACTTGAAGGGTAAGGGGGGGGCCAATGTGCCCGGGGTGCCGAGCTCCTCCAATGACTTGAAGAATTCGCTGGGCACATCCCCCATCGGTATGTCCCTCAATTTGGAGGTGTCCTCCTTAGGAAGTAGAAAAACGTACAGCTTCGCCACGATGAATAATGAGTCCAGTCTCATCGGGAACAGCGCCATTACCGGAGGGGGCAGCAGCATCATCAACATTAACGAGTACTCGTCCATTTTGGACAAAATAGATTTAACCCCAGGGGATATCAAAAAGATGTGCCCGCGGATTAAGCTCTACGAATTTATTCTGAACGATATAAGGAAGACCGTCATCGAGAAAATGGCGAAACCTCAGGAAATCTACATTTCGTATGACAACGAGACGGGGGAAGTGGTCCGAGATTTCGAGCCCGACACGACCGAAATTTCCCTGTACAACACGATGAAGACGACGTTGGTGTATTTGACCTACTTGGGGTCCGAAAAAACGATGGAACTGATTGTGGAGTTGCTAAACAAGGAATCGGAGAAGTCGCTAAAAAATacgaacaaaaatgaagtgtGGAATAGCACGAAGACCAACCGAATCAGCTACGCGGTGGGCTCCATCTCCATGTGCATGACGCTTAAGAAGGAACAAGattttttaatgtacatTCTGAGGATATACCTACACATGATAGAggttaaaaatggggaagaaaacagAGCCATTTTGGCCTCCTGCGTTATGTACATTGTGAGTCAGTACCATCGATTTTTGAAGCTCCACTGGAGATTTCTAAAAACGGTGATGAAGAAGCTGTTCGAGTTTGCAGAGAATGAAAAGGTACAGGACATGGCAGCGGAaactattttgaaaatttgcAAGCAGTGTAAAAATGTGATAGCCAAAAATAACCATACGAATGATAATAATGAGTCCTTTTTTAACACCTTCATTAAATTTCACAACAATATTATGCATAAGTTGCCAGAAAAATTGAACTTGTTACTTTACGAAGCGATTGCTCATGTCATTTCGTGTTTTCCATatgaggagaagcaggagagtataaaaattttgatgagCAAGTTGATGAATCTTTGGAATTCGCTAATTTATGCGAATAACGGCATTAAAGCTATGAACGACCCCAACCTTTTAAACAGCAACGGGGCTAATGGCGATGCCATCAATGACATGAAGAATTTGGAGCACCTATGCACATATGAAAACTCCAAACTGATTATCACCTTTGTGAGGGTGAACTGCAGATTGGCCTACGCATTGTCGTATTTCTACTACGAGCAGCTAAACTTAGTTTTTTTagactttttaaaaatatatcagcTGTATAGCAAGTTCATAAATATGGAGGTGGAGACGAATGGGACGAAACGGATAAAGCATGCTCAGTttagaaatttatttttgatgaaGAGGGAGTTCCTCCACCTGATAGAAACTACCATTGAGAGGAGTTGCTACAACATACAGGAGTTGGAAGCCGAGTTGCTAAAGAGGGAacagaagaaaatgaaaaacgaaattgacgAATCGATGGATGTACATCTGCCAACAGTGGAGGAAGCCAAGCAAATTAATTTCCAAATGACCAGTAACATACTAAACGTGCTGTTAGAGACCATTTTGGTAGATTACCGAGATAGTAATCCCCACATAAAGGATGCCGAAGTGTTTTCTCTGCTCTCCacagtttttaaaaaaattgaaaatgtcaCTTGCCCAATTCTCCCCACCGTGTTAAACTACGTGTTATTGCCAACCATAGACATGATAAAGAATGATTTTTCATCCTACCCGGAACATCgggaaaaattttacaactttttaGATGCCTGCGTTAGACACTGTTTTGATTATCTGTTCACCCTCGATTCGGAAATTTTCAACACGTTCATTCAGTCCCTTTTGTGGGCTATCAAGCATGAGCACCCCTCAGTTGCGGACCACGGGTTGAGGATAACCCACCAGTTTTTACACaacattattataaagaagaaggaatACTTGGAGGAGTTTTGCAAAGCCTTTTACTACATTATTTTGAACGAGGTGTTTAAAACGTTAACGGATTCGTTTCACAAATCGGGGTTTCATTACCAGACCATTATCCTTATGAACATGCTGCGCCTTCTGGAGTTCGAGGTGGTCAATCTCCCGGACGCAGAAATTACCAAACCGCACATAGTGAAGCACGTGCAGACGTTCCTCACGCAGTCCTTTGAGAATTTGAACCAGAAGCAGATTGAGACCTTTTCCGTGGACCTGTTTAACTTTTGCGTGGAGTCCCCCTCGGCGTTTCGGTCCTTCGTCCGCGATTTGCTGATCTCGCTAAAG GAATTTTCGACCAACCAAGATGAGCTGTACGAGGCCGACCGACAGGAAGCGCTGCAGAGAGCGAAGCTGGCAGAAGACAACAAACTTATAAAG TTGAGAGGACTGATGAAGGAAGACGTGCCAAGCTTTTCAGCCATCGACGTGGATGACGAGTGCATAAATGTGGAATAG
- a CDS encoding hypothetical protein, conserved (encoded by transcript PVX_119280A) — translation MCGSEDYLKCRLHFEYNLIESHDTVRKIREGQEYTLVHTKGGDEETHKKKIYLLGLNYDEWIFLRGNFRFRLLKGMAKFNGQVLKPSERYTNVRIPDFYPLFKLVALNGSHVKYENSRFVFFAKDSKRCSCNGSRGCSGFHVREVKGEGKATNQGDAPQRGEEEKGTNTDITPSRSDFTDSKQNREPAESSSICTDKWEKNCCLNECSDRILQNYLYGLNMLRRENGKRKEFYEYVVNADRRDVSTLASAHMMDTISRDSFWDKCPIIIAFEKKKDFLYHLANENSGKKLNLSNLEQNNSPYVDTYQVSYVLREFLRYIRIGKKYRVGEMLARAGGEASGHDRVEEGKPLEESKPKEEAKPQEEGKPTEEATPQEEAKPQEEAKPQEERSWDPPPNGGEHGKTELPELTTLTKSKCWEFYKRNKINRRIHQFDYPYYKRERETSNIFSIMMMGDKGKGKSLLTMNLINDLLNFHEEVYLVDIDVGQPIIGISGFLSIHKIKCPLNNYNFFEKKAKCVKEIFFGGCSIGENVQYYVQCLEYLYFYLFNTYFEKKKRKRRIASRMNEERCYPVVINTFGWVENIGLLLLNLNIYLSCCNFIVQIDSLKCEENVKSKLSRREFVSYLFNDFLLIKLARRNDIYAILNLNNEKVSLISEPHSLFNVISQYSHLKEYNFLFHKFDMSFEREKIMHDQFCLNRSGNNFKDRECEAHGGGVTKMDVNTGTQGSSDFRGDGHPRYSNKEVEDKEKQKRIENQSGTKSHEMHIASEEKYDYLKKKMKFFFGWNCVRVINFVSYENVLSHANIHEILHRSESCSIQAKRLRWFRIFCYFFCKFKSIVFYSYIPSFGSTLRERFRPLGGFADGHSKGNLRGTASAGQMKEQPTLHQQGGPLGDNAAIMYMDPLTGKELPPNDKPLEEVCHDKIKHTVSECEGKQTKERTKECATHICKAPQSNGPLFNCAIFSLKNVKLSSLIFNRHYFNALPHGYFNASRFFFNNVICLCKDVNVASSASRNKRKRGGNPGELVGRYQMGERREDHLEPNRVDYYIDRLYLNADFKNENPVIREEYLRENNVQIVPLRENFTCLLTAYVKLIDNMRLIIYLPFWFRQFDLLSTVDTFVAGMQIAPRYMDDMINEYLFYYDVVTQKGVEMKEAPQMGSPTEGGPPS, via the coding sequence ATGTGCGGCTCCGAGGACTACCTGAAGTGCCGCCTGCACTTTGAGTACAACCTAATCGAGTCGCACGACACGGTAAGAAAGATCAGGGAGGGTCAGGAATACACGCTCGTACACACGAAAGGGGGCGATGAAGAAACccacaaaaagaaaatataccTGTTGGGGTTAAATTATGATGAGTGGATTTTCCTGCGCGGGAACTTCCGCTTTCGCCTTCTAAAGGGGATGGCGAAATTTAACGGGCAGGTATTGAAGCCATCGGAGAGGTACACCAATGTGCGCATCCCGGATTTTTACCCCCTGTTCAAATTGGTGGCCCTGAATGGGAGCCACGTTAAGTATGAGAACAGCCGATTTGTCTTTTTTGCGAAGGATTCTAAGAGGTGCAGTTGTAATGGTTCCCGCGGTTGTAGCGGTTTTCACGTGAGAGAGGTGAAGGGAGAAGGAAAGGCCACTAACCAAGGCGATGCCccacaaaggggagaagaagagaaggGAACCAACACGGACATCACACCGAGCAGAAGCGATTTTACCGATTCGAAGCAAAATAGGGAACCAGCTGAGAGTTCCAGCATATGTACCgacaagtgggaaaaaaattgctgccTGAACGAGTGTAGCGATAGGATATTGCAAAATTATCTGTATGGATTGAATATGTTAAGAAGGGAGAATGGAAAGAGGAAAGAATTCTACGAATACGTGGTGAACGCGGACCGACGTGATGTCAGCACTCTGGCGAGTGCACACATGATGGATACCATAAGCAGAGATTCTTTTTGGGACAAGTGCCCTATCATTATTGCCtttgagaaaaagaaagattTTCTTTACCATTTGGCGAATGAAAATTCGGGGAAGAAACTCAACTTGTCTAACCTGGAGCAGAATAATAGCCCGTATGTTGACACCTACCAGGTCTCCTACGTTTTGAGGGAGTTCCTGCGATATATACGGATTGGGAAGAAGTACCGGGTGGGGGAGATGCTGGCGAGGGCAGGTGGCGAGGCGAGCGGCCACGACCGCGTGGAGGAGGGAAAACCACTGGAGGAAAGTAAACCAAAGGAGGAGGCCAAACCGCAGGAGGAAGGCAAACCAACGGAGGAGGCCACACCGCAGGAGGAGGCCAAACCACAGGAGGAAGCCAAACCACAGGAGGAGCGCTCGTGGGACCCACCCCCCAACGGAGGCGAACACGGAAAAACGGAATTGCCCGAGTTGACCACACTGACCAAGTCCAAATGCTGGGAGTTTtacaaaaggaacaaaataaacagaAGGATTCACCAGTTCGATTACCCATACTAcaaaagagagagagaaacGAGCAACATATTTAGCATCATGATGATGGGAGATaaggggaaaggaaagagTCTCTTGACCATGAATTTGATAAatgatttattaaattttcacGAAGAAGTATATCTGGTAGATATTGATGTGGGCCAGCCGATCATAGGAATAAGTGGCTTTCTCTccatacataaaataaagtgcccattaaataattacaatttttttgagaAGAAAGCCAAGTGtgttaaagaaatattttttggaggATGCTCCATCGGGGAGAATGTCCAATATTACGTTCAGTGCCTGGAGTACTTGTACTTTTACTTATTTAACACctactttgaaaaaaaaaagaggaagagaagaATAGCCAGTAGGATGAACGAAGAGCGCTGCTATCCCGTTGTGATTAACACCTTCGGATGGGTCGAAAATATTGGGCTGCTCCTTCTGAACTTAAACATTTACCTAAGCTGCTGTAATTTTATCGTCCAAATTGATTCCctaaaatgtgaagaaaatgtgaagagcaAATTGAGCAGACGAGAATTTGTATCCTACTTGTTTAATGATTTTCTGCTGATCAAGCTAGCCAGGCGAAACGACATTTATGCAATCTTAAATTTGAACAATGAAAAGGTGTCCCTAATTTCGGAGCCCCACTCCCTCTTTAACGTTATCAGTCAGTATAGTCACCTGAAggaatacaattttttatttcacaaaTTTGACATGTCTTTCGAAAGGGAGAAGATTATGCATGACCAGTTctgcctgaacaggtcaggcaataattttaaagacAGAGAGTGCGAAGCGCACGGGGGGGGTGTTACCAAAATGGATGTAAATACCGGTACACAGGGAAGTAGTGACTTTAGGGGGGATGGCCACCCCAGGTACAGTAACAAAGAGGTGGAAGATAAAGAGAAACAAAAGAGGATAGAAAACCAAAGTGGTACGAAGAGCCACGAGATGCATATCGCAAGTGAGGAAAAGTATgactatttaaaaaaaaaaatgaaatttttttttggctggAATTGTGTGAGGGTGATCAATTTTGTGAGCTACGAAAATGTTCTATCGCATGCCAATATCCATGAGATACTGCACAGATCGGAGAGCTGTTCCATCCAAGCGAAAAGACTAAGGTGGTTTCGGATTttttgctactttttttGCAAGTTTAAGAGTATAGTTTTTTATTCCTACATCCCCTCGTTTGGCAGCACCTTGCGGGAGCGCTTTCGCCCGTTGGGCGGTTTCGCCGATGGTCATTCGAAAGGCAACTTGCGCGGCACCGCGAGTGCAGGCCAAATGAAGGAACAACCAACGTTACACCAGCAAGGGGGCCCCCTTGGAGACAACGCTGCTATCATGTATATGGATCCCCTAACTGGAAAGGAGCTACCTCCAAATGATAAACCATTGGAAGAAGTATGTCACGACAAAATTAAACACACCGTGAGTGAATGCGAAGGAAAACAGACCAAAGAGAGGACGAAGGAATGTGCGACCCATATTTGTAAAGCCCCTCAAAGCAACGGGCCGCTTTTCAACTGCGCCATTTTCAGTTTGAAGAATGTTAAATTGAGCagcttaatttttaataggCACTACTTTAATGCGCTCCCCCATGGGTACTTCAATGCCAGCAGGTTCTTCTTTAACAATGTCATATGCCTTTGTAAGGATGTGAATGTAGCGAGCAGTGCATCCCGAAACAAACgcaagagggggggaaatcctGGGGAGTTAGTAGGGCGctaccaaatgggggagagaCGTGAAGACCATCTGGAACCCAACAGGGTGGATTATTACATCGATCGGTTATACCTAAATgcagattttaaaaatgaaaatcctGTCATTAGGGAAGAGTACCTGAGGGAGAACAACGTCCAGATAGTTCCCCTGCGTGAGAATTTCACCTGCCTGCTAACAGCATATGTGAAGCTAATTGATAACATGAGACTCATCATTTATCTGCCCTTTTGGTTTCGCCAATTTGATTTGCTTTCCACCGTTGACACTTTTGTTGCCGGCATGCAGATTGCCCCCAGGTACATGGACGACATGATTAATgagtatttattttattacgaTGTAGTTACCCAAAAGGGGGTTGAGATGAAGGAagccccccaaatggggagccCCACCGAGGGGGGCCCGCCATCCTAA